Genomic window (Aminivibrio pyruvatiphilus):
CCCCCCTGGAGAAATTACTCCCGTTCCGTGCACTCCCCCTTTTGTTGCGGGAGTGGTCAACCTGAGGGGAAGGATCGTTCCGGTAGTGGACTTGAAGATCCTCTTCGGAATCCGGTCCGCCGGGGAGAAGAGGGGGGCCAGGATTGTGCTGCTCCAGTCAGGCGGGGCTGAAATGGGGCTGCTCACCGACGGCGTGCCCGGTATCGGCATCATCGGAAGGGAAACCGTCCGTCCCCCCCTTTCGGTTCCGTCCGGCCTTCCCGGAGCCTATATGACGGGAATCGCCGGAAATGACCTTGCAGTGCTCGACGGGGGAAAAATCCTCAGGGACAGCGCCCTGACCGTCGATGAAGAAGCATAAATCCCGCGAGGAGGGGTTCATTGTGGCATGGAGAGATATGGGGATACGAAAAAAACTCGCCGTCGGTTTCGGGGCGGTGGTACTCATTGCCGTAATACTCGGCGCAGCGGGGGTGTCCGGCATCTCCCGCCTTTCCGACGACATGGCCTATGTAGGGGAGACGAGACTTCCCGACATCCTGTCCTTTTCCCGGCTGAACTACCTCCGGATGATAATCAGGGCAGAGAGCCTGGAAGGGCTGCGGGCGGAGGACAGTTCCTCCAGGGATACGGATGTGCGGCGTATCCTCGACCGAAGGGCCCGGGCATGGGAGGATATTGACAAGACATGGAAGAACGTTCTCGAGACGAAGCGGCACACGAAAAAGGGAGAGCAGCTTCTTGAGATTCTCAAGGTCCAGTTCGATTCATGGAGGAGACTTCATGCGGAGATGGACAGGATCCTCGAAGAGATCTCCAGGGCCCAGTCAGAGGAGAGGAAAAATCTTCTTTTCGGGGACTACGCCGAGCTCTATGCACGGATACTCCCCGTCTCCGACCAGATGGGCCGGGCCTTTGACGACATCACGGAGCACAACAGGACCGTGACCCTCGACATCATACAGAAGGACCTTGAAAGAGGGGCTCTTCTTGAACGGGTCAGCCTTTTCGCCCTTATCGCGGGAGTGCTGGCCGCCCTCGTGCTGACGGCGGTCATATCGAAGAGCGTCTCCGAACCCCTTGTCAGGGGGGTGGAGCTTCTCTCGCGGATACGGAAAGGGGACCTGACCGGGAGTGTGCCCGAGAGCCTGCGGAACAGGAAGGATGAAGCGGGGATGCTGGCCCGGGCCCTTCATGACGTGATGGAGGACCTCCGGTCACAGATCTCGGAGATCAGGGAAGTGACCTCCTCTCTCGCCGCCTCCGCTGCCCAGATATCCGCTTCGGTTTCGGAAGTGGCCGCAGGCGCCGAGGAGTCCTCCGTGGCGGTAGTGGAGACCACGGCCACCATGGAGGAGGTCAGGACCACGGCCGAGGTTACCACGAAGAAGAGCAGGGAAGTGGCGGAGCATGCCCAGCAGGGGCTTCAGCTCGTGCAGCAGGGGAAGGCGGCCACGGATGCACTTTTTGAAGCGATGAAGAATATCGGCGACCAGATGGGATCCATTGCCGAGACCATTGTCCGTCTCAGTGAACAGAGCCAGGAAGTGGGGGAAATCACCGGCACGGTGGAGGACCTTGCAGAGCAGTCGAACCTCCTGGCCGTGAACGCCGCCGTGGAGGCGGCCAAGGCAGGAGAGCAGGGCAGAGGCTTCTCCGTGGTGGCCCAGGAAATAAAGAGTCTCGCCGAGCAGTCGAAACAGTCCGCCCGGGAGGTCCAGAGAATCCTCCGGGATATCCAGAAGGCCACCGGGGCGGCGGTGATGGCAATCGAGCAGGGATCGAAGGCGGTGGACCGCGGCGCGAAGGAAGCTGCTCCCTCCAGGGAATCGGTTCTTGCCCTTTCCAGGAGGTTTACGGAGTCCGCTCAGTCCGCCGCCCAGATCGCGGCGGCGAACAACGAGCTCCTTTCCGGGATCGGGCAGGTGGCCCAGGCTATGGAAAACATCCGGGAGGCGGGCGAGCAGAACGTGATGGGAATGAAGGAGCTTGAATCTGCTGCGGCGAGCCTGAGGGACATGGGAAGAAGGCTGGCGGCTCTTGTCGAAGGGTACCGGATCTGACCGGGGGGATTTCCCGGAGGAGCGGCATGATGAACCTGACGGAAAAGGAATTTCTCGAGGAGCTCAGAAGAGATTTCATCCTCGAGGCGGAGGAATACCTCCAGACCATTACTGCCGGTCTTCTCGACCTGGAGCGGCCGGATTCGCCGCCCCGGGTCCTGGAGGAGGTCTTTCGCGCCGCCCACAGCCTCAAGGGAGCTGCCCAGGCGGTACGCATGCCTGCAATTTCGGGCCTTTGCCAGGTTCTGGAAAGCGTCTTTTCCGCCATGAAAAAAGGGGTGCTCCATCCGTCAACAGAAGGATTCGACATCCTGCAGCGCTCGGTGGATGTTCTTTCGGCCATGGTTTCCGCCGGAGGAGAGGACGACGGACGGGGGACTGAAGCGAGGAAGGTTCTGGAGACCGTTTTGTCCGATGAAGGCTCCCCGGGTTCGCTTTTTCCGCCGTTTATTCCCCACAGACAGGAAACAGCCGGAATTAGGGCGGAAACAGCCGAAGAGAAGGCTCTTCCTCAAATCCCCCCTCCCGCTTCAGGGGAACAGGGAAGGGAGGGTCCGGAACAGCCGGCGGGAAGAGGCACCCCCCGGGAAACGGTTCGGATAGGAGCCGATAAGCTCGACGGACTGCTCCTTCGGGCAGAGGAGATGATCTCCCTGAACCAGGTGCTGGACGTCCGGCTGGGAGAAATCCGGGAGCTCCGCCATCTTCTTGCTGAGTGGCTGGCTGAATGGCGCAGAACGGAGAATGTCCTGAAGAAGACCGGGGAGGATAAACGGCTTCCGCCCAGGGCGGCGGAGTTTTTCACAGCGGGGCGGAACCGCCTCAGGGAAGCCTGGGAACAGGCCGCCTTCATGGAACGATCCCTGGCGGACAACGGCAGGACCTCAGGGATCCTGGTGGAAGACCTCCTCGAGGAAGCCCGGTCCGTTCTCATGCTTCCCTTTTCCTCCCTGCTCCAGGGGTTTCCCAAAATCGTGCGAGACCTTGCCCGCGATCTCCTCAAAGACGTTGAATTCTCCGCCGAAGGCGGGGACGTGGAAGTGGACAAGCGGATTCTCGAGGGACTGAAGGATCCCCTGGTCCATCTTGTGCGGAACGCTCTCGACCACGGCATCGAAAGACCGGAGGAACGGAGGGCCGGAGGCAAGCCCGAAAAAGGAAGGCTGTCCATCGCGGTCTCTTCCGTGGAGAGAGGCCGTGTGGAGATCACCCTTTCCGATGACGGAAAGGGAATCGACCCTGAGAGGCTTCGGGCGAGTGCGATGAAATCGGGGCTCCTGGAGGCCGAAGAGGTCCGGGCCCTCACCGACGAAGAAGCTCTCATGCTCATATTCCAGTCCGGCCTCTCCACCAGCCCGATCATCACGGATATCTCCGGCAGGGGCCTCGGTATGGCCATCGTCCGGGAGGGAGTGGAAAGCCTGGGGGGAAAAATCTCCCTTTCTTCCCTGCCGGAAAAGGGGACACGGTTCACCCTCTCCCTTCCGGTGACCCTCGCCACCTTCCGGGGTGTGATCGTGAGAGAATGGGGGCAGCAGTTCGTCATTCCCACGGCCTGTGTCCGGAGGGCCGCCAGGGTGCGGCGTTCCGACATCCGGACGGTGGAAAACAGGGAGACCGTGTCCCTCGACGGCATGCCCCATGCCCTGGTCCGCCTGGGTTCCCTCCTCGGCATGGCCGAGCCGGCCGACAGGACGGAGAAGGATGTTCTGCCTGTGGTGGCCGCAGGGACCGGAGACTCGATCGTCGCTTTCGTGGTGGACGGTGTGCTGAACGAGCAGGAGGTGCTCCTCAAGCCCCTGGGCGGGATCCTCAAGAGGGTAAGGAACGTGGGGGGCGTGACGGTGCTCGGCTCCGGAAAGGTCGTTCCGGTTCTCCACTGCGGCGACCTGGTCAAGTCGGCGCTGAAGGGGACCGTCCGCAGCCTGTCCGCTCAGGGCGAGGCGGGGGAAGCCCCCCCGGCGGTCCTGGTGGCGGAGGACTCCATTACTTCGAGGGCTCTGCTGAAAAACATCCTGACCGCCGCAGGCTATGCCGTGCACACGGCGGCGGACGGCCAGGAAGCCTGGAAAACTCTCTCCCGCGGGGAGATTTCCCTCGTGGTATCCGACGTGGAAATGCCCGGGATGAACGGTTTCGAGCTGACTTCAAAAATCCGTTCGGAAGAGCGGCTGTCCGATCTTCCGGTGATCCTGGTGACCTCGCTGGAATCGGCGGAGGACCGGGAGCGTGGCGTGGTGGCCGGCGCCGACGCATACATTGTTAAAAGCGGTTTCGACCAGGGCGCGCTCCTTGACGTTATCCGGCGGCTTCTCTGAGCGGACCCCCTGGAGAGGAGGGGAATTCTATGATCAGGGTCCTCGTGGTGGATGATTCACCCCTCATGTGCAGAGTTCTGGGCAAGATGCTCGAATCCGATCCCGGAATACGGGTCTGGGGAACGGCGGGCAGCGGAGAAGAGGCCCTGGAACTCCTGGAAAAGGGCAGGCCCGATGTGGTCACCATGGACATTCACATGGGAGGCATGGACGGCTTCGAGACAACGAGGCGGATCATGGAATCGGAGCGTCCCCTTCCCGTGGTGATCGTCAGCTCCTGCTGGGATCCCCTCGAGGTGGAGAGAACCTTCGAAGCCATGGCGGCAGGAGCGGTGGCAATTCTCCCCAAGCCGGCGAATATGGCCGAAGACGGCGGAGAATATGAGCAGGAGCTTCTTCGGACAATCCGTGCCGCATCGGAGGCCAGGGTCGGCCGCCTCAGGAAGAGATTCCCTGACCCCGGTGCACCGCTGCCCGCCGCCGGGAAAGGCAGGGTGAAAATCGTTGCCGCGGGCGCTTCCACGGGAGGTCCCCAGGCTCTTTCGGCCTTTCTCTCCGGCCTTCCGGCGGGATTTCCCCGGCCCGTCCTCGTGGTGCAGCACATGGCCCAGGGGTTTACCCGGGGATTGGCTGACTGGCTGGGCAAAATTACCCCCCTGAGGGTGAAGATCGGCGCCCCGGGGGAATCTCTGTCGGGAGGGACCGTCTACATCGCCCCGGAGGGAATGCACATGGTTCTGAACAGGAGCGGGGATTCTCTCCGCTTTTCTGACAATCCGCCCCTGCATATGGTCCGTCCTTCCGTATCGGTGCTTTTCCGTTCGGTGGCGGAGGTTTTCGGCAAAGACTCCGCTGCGCTTCTCTTCTCCGGGATGGGGGCCGACGGAGCGGAAGAACTGAAGCAATTGAGGGATCTGGGGGCAGCCACCTTTGCGCAGGACAGGGAGTCCTCGGTGGTCTGGGGAATGCCGGGAGAGGCCGTCCGGCTGGAAGGGGCGGAGCATGTGGGATCTCCTTCGGTTCTTGCCGCCATCCTGTCGGGCATGATGGCCGGAAACTGCAACAGGACGGAAAAAATGGACAACGGGGAACGGAGATGATGAGTTGGAGATCATGAAAAGGGCAGCAAGCATTCTGATCGTGGAGGACAGCCTGACCCAGGCCAAGCGGCTCGAGCGGCTCCTGGCGGAGAACGGGTACACCGTCCGGGTGGCCCGCAACGGAATCGAGGGCCTGGCTGCCGCGGCGGAGAAAAAACCTTCGGTGGTCATAACCGATGTCATGATGCCGGAGATGGACGGATTCGAAATGTGCCGCTGCATCAAGAATGACGGTGCCCTGAGGGACATTCCCGTGGTGCTGCTCACCTCCCTCTCCGACCCGAAGGATGTCATTCGGGGCCTCCAGTGCGGCGCCGACAACTTTCTCACCAAGCCGTACGAAGGGGACCACCTCCTGCGCCGCCTGGAACACGTTCTCACCAACCTTGAACTCCGGAGGGCCGGCCAGGCCCAGATGACGGTGGAGGTCTTCTTCGCCGGGCAATACCATAAGCTCACCGCGGACAGGATCCAGATCATTGACCTTCTCCTCTCAACCTTCGAGGCGGCGGTGCTCCAGAGCTCCCAGCTGGAAAAGCTGGGAGGAGACTACCGGAACGCCCTTGAAGACGTGAAGCGGGCACAGGCAAACTTCCAGACCCTTATGGAGACCACCGGGGATGCCGTGGTTGTCGTTGAAGGCGGCGGAAAGGTCATCTACGTCAACCCCGCCGCGGAGCTGCTCTTCCACAAGGACTCCGCGGAACTCGTGGGAAAACCCTTCCTTTTCCCCCTGGAAGGGGAGGGCGGGCACCGGGAGATCGTCATCGACCTGCCGAACGGAGAAAGGGTGGTCGGAGATATGCGGACGGCCACCTCGAACTGGGACGGGGAGCTTGTGCGCTTCGCCACCATCCGGGATGTCACCGAGATGGTCCGGCTCAGAGAACTCCTTGAGAAGGAAGCGGTCACAGACACCCTGACGGGGCTTTATAACAGGAGAGGGTTCCTCTCCTTCGCGGAAAAGGCGCTGCAGCTTGCCGCAAGGATGGGCTTCAGGGCGACCTTCCTTTTCGCCGATCTGGACGGCTTCAAGAACGTGAACGACACCCTCGGTCACGAGGAGGGGGATGAAGTCCTCCGGGAAACGGCCTCCATTTTCCGGGAAACATTCCGTGTATCGGACATCCCGGGAAGGATAGGCGGGGACGAGTTCGCCGTTCTCATGCTCCACGACGGGGAGGACCAGCCGGGCAACGCTGTGGAGAGACTCGAAGAAGCCATCAGGCGGGCCAACGGTCGAAGGACCAGGGAGTACAGCCTGTCCATGAGCCTGGGCCTGAGCGAATGGAACCCGGGCCGTCCCGTCTCCCTGGGAGAGCTTATGGCCGATGCTGACCGGAGAATGTACGAAAACAAGATGGCCAGGAAGGGGAATGTGTGCGGGGAATGATGATTTTTTTCTTTTTGTGTTGACGTTCCTTCCCCCACTGGATATAATGTCCGAAACAAAAAAAGCACAGGCGATGATGCAGGATGCCCGAAGTAATGAATCTGCCGCCAGAGAGGGAAGTCCACAGGCTGAAAGGCTTCCCGGGCAGGAACGGAGGGACGAAAGACTGCGGAGCCGGGGCTGAAACGGTTCGAATGAACCGGAAGTACGCCTCCGGGGGGCTCCCGTCACAGGGCCGAGAGCGGGGCGCTGCAGCATGCGCCCAAGCAGGGTGGTACCGCGAGATCAACGACTCGTCCCTTCAGGGGGGCGGGTCGTTTTTTTATTATTCCCCCGGTTTTTCGAACAGAAAGAGGTGCAGGCGGAGTGGGGCAGCAGAACGTGAATGAGAGCGGGCATTTCCTTTTCGGAGGATGGGACGTGACGGAACTGGCGGAGCGGTTCGGTACGCCTCTGTACGTTCTGTCAGAGGAGGCGGTTCGTGCCAGGTGCAGGGCGGTGAGGGAATCCTTCATGGACCGGTGGGAGAATTCCCTGGCGGTGTACGCGGGGAAGGCCTTTCTTCCCATGGCCATGTGCAGGATCATTGCTTCGGAAGGCCTGGGGCTCGACGTGGTCTCGGGAGGAGAGCTCCACACGGCGAAATCCGCCGGCTTCCCCATGGAGAAGGTGTTTTTCCACGGCAACAGCAAGACGGCGGAGGAACTCCGCTTTGCCCTCGATGCGGGAGTGGGGCGCATCGTCGTGGACGGTACCTCCGAGCTCGACGCCCTTGAAGAGATCGCCCGGAACGGGGGGAAGAGAGCGGACATCCTCTTCCGTGTCACCCCGGGAGTGGACGCCCACACCCACAAATATATCCTTACGGGCCACACGGGCTCCAAGTTCGGCTTTCCCCTCCTGGGGAACTCCCTCAGGACGGCAGTCAGGAGAGCCATGAACTCGGACTGCCTTTCCCTCAGGGGCTTCCATTTCCACATCGGGTCCCAGATTTTCGAGAATACGTCCCACGTGATGGCCGTAGGCATCGGAGTGAAGACCATTGCCGAATTCTCCAGGGACCTCGGGTTCACCACCATGGAACTCAACATGGGCGGAGGGTACGGCGTGGAATTCGACCCCGAGGGGGAGACTCCTCCAATTTCATCCTTCACCGACGCCATGATGGAGGCGCTGGCTGCGGGGTGTGCGGCTGAGGGGATCCCCGTTCCCCGGGTGATCATCGAGCCGGGGCGGTGGGTTGTCTCCGAGGCGGGGGTTACCCTGTACACCGTCCAGACGGTGAAGACCATTGACGGGATGGTGACCTACGCCGGTGTGGACGGGGGTATGACGGACAATCCGAGGCCCGCCCTGTACGGAGCGAAGTACTGGGCTGTTGCCGCGGGCAAGATGGACAGGGAGCCCACGGAGACGGTAACGTTGGCCGGAAAATGCTGCGAGTCCGGGGACGTGCTCATCGAGGGGCTGAAGGTTCCTCCCCTGGAGCGGGGCGACCTGCTCGCCGTGCTGAACACGGGGGCTTACACCTTCTCCATGGCGAGCAATTACAACAGGATTCCGCGGCCTGCCGCCGTGCTGGTGAGCCCGGGAAGGGCGGACGTGATAGCCGAGCGGCAGACCTACGACGATGTGCTCCGGTGGGACAGGATTCCGGAGCATCTTCGGTGAACGAAACACCATATCCGGAGGTGGGGCCAGGGAAAAACGACGGAGCCGGAAGGATTCCCGCCCCTGTGGGGCGGAGAAGCGGATTGGGAACGAACGCCAAATACCAGGGAGGTTGAGAAGAGAAATGAGAAAGATCCTTATGATGACAGCGGCAGTTTTGATCCTTGTCTTTGCCGGAGCCGCCTTCGCGGATGACGTGATCCGCATCGGCCATACCGTGTCCCTCACCGGCGGCGCTTCCATGTGGGGGCAGTCCGAGGCCCGGGCGCTGGACATGCTCGTGAAGAAGATCAACGATGCGGGCGGCGTCCTCGGAAAGAAGATCGAGTTTGTCCGCTACGACAACCGGAATGACGGGGTCGAAGCGGTCAACGTGGCCCGCCGGCTTGTCTCCGACGGTGTCGTGGCCGTCATCGGCCCCGCCCAGAGCGGCAACTCCATCGCTTCCGCCCCCGTGTTCGAAAGGGCGAGCATCCCCATGGTGGTCACCACCGCCACCAACCCCTACGTGACCATCGACCAGAGGTCCGGCAAGGTCCGCCCCTTCGCCTTCCGCCCCTGCTTCATCGACCCCTTCCAGGGAACGGTGGCGGCCCGGTTTGCCGTGACCGACCTCGGAGCGAAGAAGGGCGCCATTCTCTATGACGTGGGATCGGACTACGGCCAGTGGCTCGCGAAGTACTTCGAAGAGGCATTCACGGAGAAGGGCGGCACCATCGTGGCGAAGGAAGCCTTCAGGACCGACGAACTCGACTACAGGGCCCAGCTCGGCAAGATGAAGGATCTGGCCCCTGACGTCATCTTCATCCCCACCAGCCAGAAGGAAGCCGCCATGGCCGCCAAGCAGGCCAGGGACCTCGGCATCGGCGCCGTGCTCCTCGGAACGGACAACTGGGGCAGCCCCGACCTCATCGAGCTCGGCGGAAGCGCCATTGACGGCGGGTATTTCGTGAACCTCGCGGACCTGGCCGACCCCGATATTCAGGATTTCGTGGCCGAATACAAGGCCGCCTTCGGCGAGGAACCCGTGCTCCCGAACCCCGTCATGGCTCAGGATGCCCTCATCATGATCGTGGAAGGCCTGAAGAAGGCCGGAACCACCGACGGCGCCAAGCTCGCCGACGCCCTCGCAAACCTGAAGGACATCAAGGTTACCAGCGGTCCGCTCACCATCAACCCCGAGGATCACAACCCCCTCGACAAGCCGGCGGTGATCCAGCAGGTGGACGTGGCCAACAAGACCTTCAAGTTCGTGAAGAAGTATTTTTCCGTCGAATAGACGGGGCTGTGCATCACCGGGGGCGCCCTTCGCCCGGGCGCTCCCCGGCTTTTTTTCTGAATTCCGTCCGGGACCGGGATAGCCGGAGGAGAGGCGACCTTTCCCAATACGCTCAAAGGATGTGTGGGCCGGATTGTTCCTTCAGACACTGATAACGGGCCTCTCCATAGGAGGCATCTACTCCCTGATGGCGGTGGGCTACTCCCTCGTCTTCAGCGTGCTTAATTTCAGCAATTTCGCCCACGGCGCGGTCATCATGCTCGGCGCCTACGTGGGGCTTGCCCTGGCGACGAAGCTCAGCCTGGGATTCGGTCTCGTTCTCGCGGGAAGCATCGCGGGAGCGGGGATCATCGCCGTTCTCAACGAACGGCTCGCCTATTCGAGCCTCCGCAGGCGGAAGGCTCCCTCCCTGTACCTCATGATCAGCGCCATGGGGTGTGCCGTGTTCCTCGAGAACATGGTCTACGCCACCATCGGCTCCAGGTTTTACGCCTTTCCCGAGTTCTTTGCCCGCCAGGTGATCACCGTCGGCGGAAGCAGCGTCAGCCTTCTTGACGTGGGGGCCTTCCTCTTCGCCCTTGCGGCCATCCTGGGACTTCACCTTTTCATAACCCGCACCCGCACCGGAATAGCCATCCGGGCAGGTGTCTCCGACATGACCATGTGCTCCCTCATGGGAGTTGACCTGGACAGGCTCATCGCCATCGTCTTCCTTCTCGCCGGCGGCTTCGCCGGAGTGGCGGGAGTCTTCCTGGGAATAAAGTATCTTGTGTATCCCACCATGGGATGGGTCACCAACAAGGCCTACATCGCCGCCGTCATCGGCGGCCTGGGCAGCCTGCCCGGGGCCCTCGCCGGGGGGCTTCTTCTCGGCGTCGTGGAGACCTTCGTCTCCTCCTACGTTTCGAGCGTGATGCGGGATGTATTCAGTTTCACGCTCCTGATCGCCTTCCTCGTCTGGAGACCCAACGGTCTCTGGGGGCAGGACAGCGAGGAAAAGGTGTAGCCATGGACTATATTCTTTCCATTGTGATTCTCGCGGGCATCAACATGATCGCCGTGCTCGGCCTCTCCATCTTCACCGGGTTCACGGGTCTCTTCTCCCTTGGGCACGCCGCCTTCGTGGCAGTGGGCGCCTACACTTCGGCGATCCTTACATACTACTACTACGTCCCCTTCTACCTCGCCCTCGCGGCGGGGGCCGCGGCGGCAGGGATCGTCAGCCTGGTCATCGGCGTGCCCACCCTCCGGGCGAAGCTCAGGAGCGACTACTTCGCCATCGCCATCCTCGGCTTCGGCGAAGCCCTCCGGGTCATCCTCGAAAATCTCGAGATCACCAACGGCGCAAGAGGTCTTCCGGGCATCGACGGGTTCACCACCATGCCCGTAGTGCTGGTCTGCCTCGCCGGAGGCGTGCTTGTGGCGAGAAACTTCCTCCGCTCCCGGTGGGGAGCCGCCTGCATCGCCATACGGGAAGATCCCGTGGCCGCCGAAATGGCAGGCGTGCGGCTTTTCCGCACCAGGCTCCTTTCCCTGGTGGTGAGCGCGGTGTACTGCGGCCTCTCGGGAGGACTGCTTGCCCACTTCCTCTCCTTCATCCAGCCGGTCATGTTCACCCTGGTCCAGTCCACCCAGCTGCTCGCGGCGGTCATCGCCGGCGGCATGGGCAGCATCTCCGGGCCCCTCATCGCTTCCTTCGTCTTCATCGGCCTCCCCGAAGCGCTCAGGGTGGCCCAGATGTGGCGCCTGGTGGCCTACGGGCTTCTTCTTGTGCTCATTATGGTCTATCGGCCCCAGGGGCTCATGGGATACTCCGAGCTCTCCAGGTTCTTCCGGAAAAACAGGAATACTGAAGGGAGGTCCCGGTCATGACAGCGGCCGGGAGACCTCTCCTCGAGGTGACGGGGCTCACGAAAACCTTCGGAGGCATCCGGGCGGTGGACCGGTTTTCCTTCGGTGTCAGGGAAGGTTCCGTCACGGGAATCATCGGCCCCAACGGTGCGGGGAAGACCACGGTGTTCAATCTTGTCACGGGCATCTACCGCCCCACGGAGGGGACCATCCTCTTCGAAGGGGAGGAGATGGGAGGGCTCCGTCCCGATGCCATCGTCAGAAAAGGCATCGCCAGAACGTTCCAGAACATCCGGCTCTTCAACAGGCGAACCTGCCTTGAGAATGTCCTCACCCCCCTCCTCCAGAGAGAGCCGTGCAGTTTCCTCGGCGCCCTCCTGGGGACTCCGGGAACACGGCGCATGGAAAGGGAGCTCCACGACAGGGCCATGGGCCTCCTGGCGTCCCTGGGGCTCGAACGGTACGCGGACTGGCAGGCGAACACCCTGCCCTACGGGCTGCAGCGTAAGCTGGAAATCGCCCGGGCTCTCGCCACGGAGCCGAAGCTCCTGCTTCTGGACGAACCGGCGGCGG
Coding sequences:
- the cheB gene encoding chemotaxis-specific protein-glutamate methyltransferase CheB; the protein is MIRVLVVDDSPLMCRVLGKMLESDPGIRVWGTAGSGEEALELLEKGRPDVVTMDIHMGGMDGFETTRRIMESERPLPVVIVSSCWDPLEVERTFEAMAAGAVAILPKPANMAEDGGEYEQELLRTIRAASEARVGRLRKRFPDPGAPLPAAGKGRVKIVAAGASTGGPQALSAFLSGLPAGFPRPVLVVQHMAQGFTRGLADWLGKITPLRVKIGAPGESLSGGTVYIAPEGMHMVLNRSGDSLRFSDNPPLHMVRPSVSVLFRSVAEVFGKDSAALLFSGMGADGAEELKQLRDLGAATFAQDRESSVVWGMPGEAVRLEGAEHVGSPSVLAAILSGMMAGNCNRTEKMDNGERR
- a CDS encoding chemotaxis protein CheW encodes the protein MNTHRQETPAEKKTRIFRERAKKLAAENAPRDSGGESLELLEFLLGKERYAVETAFVGEVFPPGEITPVPCTPPFVAGVVNLRGRIVPVVDLKILFGIRSAGEKRGARIVLLQSGGAEMGLLTDGVPGIGIIGRETVRPPLSVPSGLPGAYMTGIAGNDLAVLDGGKILRDSALTVDEEA
- a CDS encoding hybrid sensor histidine kinase/response regulator; the protein is MMNLTEKEFLEELRRDFILEAEEYLQTITAGLLDLERPDSPPRVLEEVFRAAHSLKGAAQAVRMPAISGLCQVLESVFSAMKKGVLHPSTEGFDILQRSVDVLSAMVSAGGEDDGRGTEARKVLETVLSDEGSPGSLFPPFIPHRQETAGIRAETAEEKALPQIPPPASGEQGREGPEQPAGRGTPRETVRIGADKLDGLLLRAEEMISLNQVLDVRLGEIRELRHLLAEWLAEWRRTENVLKKTGEDKRLPPRAAEFFTAGRNRLREAWEQAAFMERSLADNGRTSGILVEDLLEEARSVLMLPFSSLLQGFPKIVRDLARDLLKDVEFSAEGGDVEVDKRILEGLKDPLVHLVRNALDHGIERPEERRAGGKPEKGRLSIAVSSVERGRVEITLSDDGKGIDPERLRASAMKSGLLEAEEVRALTDEEALMLIFQSGLSTSPIITDISGRGLGMAIVREGVESLGGKISLSSLPEKGTRFTLSLPVTLATFRGVIVREWGQQFVIPTACVRRAARVRRSDIRTVENRETVSLDGMPHALVRLGSLLGMAEPADRTEKDVLPVVAAGTGDSIVAFVVDGVLNEQEVLLKPLGGILKRVRNVGGVTVLGSGKVVPVLHCGDLVKSALKGTVRSLSAQGEAGEAPPAVLVAEDSITSRALLKNILTAAGYAVHTAADGQEAWKTLSRGEISLVVSDVEMPGMNGFELTSKIRSEERLSDLPVILVTSLESAEDRERGVVAGADAYIVKSGFDQGALLDVIRRLL
- the lysA gene encoding diaminopimelate decarboxylase, encoding MGQQNVNESGHFLFGGWDVTELAERFGTPLYVLSEEAVRARCRAVRESFMDRWENSLAVYAGKAFLPMAMCRIIASEGLGLDVVSGGELHTAKSAGFPMEKVFFHGNSKTAEELRFALDAGVGRIVVDGTSELDALEEIARNGGKRADILFRVTPGVDAHTHKYILTGHTGSKFGFPLLGNSLRTAVRRAMNSDCLSLRGFHFHIGSQIFENTSHVMAVGIGVKTIAEFSRDLGFTTMELNMGGGYGVEFDPEGETPPISSFTDAMMEALAAGCAAEGIPVPRVIIEPGRWVVSEAGVTLYTVQTVKTIDGMVTYAGVDGGMTDNPRPALYGAKYWAVAAGKMDREPTETVTLAGKCCESGDVLIEGLKVPPLERGDLLAVLNTGAYTFSMASNYNRIPRPAAVLVSPGRADVIAERQTYDDVLRWDRIPEHLR
- a CDS encoding diguanylate cyclase, which gives rise to MKRAASILIVEDSLTQAKRLERLLAENGYTVRVARNGIEGLAAAAEKKPSVVITDVMMPEMDGFEMCRCIKNDGALRDIPVVLLTSLSDPKDVIRGLQCGADNFLTKPYEGDHLLRRLEHVLTNLELRRAGQAQMTVEVFFAGQYHKLTADRIQIIDLLLSTFEAAVLQSSQLEKLGGDYRNALEDVKRAQANFQTLMETTGDAVVVVEGGGKVIYVNPAAELLFHKDSAELVGKPFLFPLEGEGGHREIVIDLPNGERVVGDMRTATSNWDGELVRFATIRDVTEMVRLRELLEKEAVTDTLTGLYNRRGFLSFAEKALQLAARMGFRATFLFADLDGFKNVNDTLGHEEGDEVLRETASIFRETFRVSDIPGRIGGDEFAVLMLHDGEDQPGNAVERLEEAIRRANGRRTREYSLSMSLGLSEWNPGRPVSLGELMADADRRMYENKMARKGNVCGE
- a CDS encoding methyl-accepting chemotaxis protein; the encoded protein is MAWRDMGIRKKLAVGFGAVVLIAVILGAAGVSGISRLSDDMAYVGETRLPDILSFSRLNYLRMIIRAESLEGLRAEDSSSRDTDVRRILDRRARAWEDIDKTWKNVLETKRHTKKGEQLLEILKVQFDSWRRLHAEMDRILEEISRAQSEERKNLLFGDYAELYARILPVSDQMGRAFDDITEHNRTVTLDIIQKDLERGALLERVSLFALIAGVLAALVLTAVISKSVSEPLVRGVELLSRIRKGDLTGSVPESLRNRKDEAGMLARALHDVMEDLRSQISEIREVTSSLAASAAQISASVSEVAAGAEESSVAVVETTATMEEVRTTAEVTTKKSREVAEHAQQGLQLVQQGKAATDALFEAMKNIGDQMGSIAETIVRLSEQSQEVGEITGTVEDLAEQSNLLAVNAAVEAAKAGEQGRGFSVVAQEIKSLAEQSKQSAREVQRILRDIQKATGAAVMAIEQGSKAVDRGAKEAAPSRESVLALSRRFTESAQSAAQIAAANNELLSGIGQVAQAMENIREAGEQNVMGMKELESAAASLRDMGRRLAALVEGYRI
- a CDS encoding ABC transporter substrate-binding protein, producing the protein MRKILMMTAAVLILVFAGAAFADDVIRIGHTVSLTGGASMWGQSEARALDMLVKKINDAGGVLGKKIEFVRYDNRNDGVEAVNVARRLVSDGVVAVIGPAQSGNSIASAPVFERASIPMVVTTATNPYVTIDQRSGKVRPFAFRPCFIDPFQGTVAARFAVTDLGAKKGAILYDVGSDYGQWLAKYFEEAFTEKGGTIVAKEAFRTDELDYRAQLGKMKDLAPDVIFIPTSQKEAAMAAKQARDLGIGAVLLGTDNWGSPDLIELGGSAIDGGYFVNLADLADPDIQDFVAEYKAAFGEEPVLPNPVMAQDALIMIVEGLKKAGTTDGAKLADALANLKDIKVTSGPLTINPEDHNPLDKPAVIQQVDVANKTFKFVKKYFSVE